A segment of the Agrobacterium tumefaciens genome:
GCCCGCAGGCACGGCCAACCCATTACCGCAGGCATTGATCCTGACGGCTATCGTCATTTCATTTTCGTTCTTCTGCTTCCTTCTCGTCCTCACCTGGCGCGCTTTCCAGGAGTTGAACACCGACGATACGGATGAGATGCGCACCGCAGAACCCGCAGGCGAGCCCTTGCCGCCGCTCGGCTATTGAGCAAGGCAGGGTATAAAAACATGGCTTCACCGACGACCACTGTCATTTCCGATCTTTCCGTCGCGCTCGTTCTAGACAAGGTGCCGCTTGCCGACTGGCTCGTCATCCTGCCGATCGCACTTTGCATCGGCACGGGTGCCGTGCTGATGATGCTGCGAAAATCCATTCGCCTGCATGCGACGATCGCCATTTCATCTCTCGGCCTTCTGGTCTTCCTGAATGCGGCGCTGTTGCGCAAAGTTGTTTTCGACGGCCCGTTCACCATGGTCATGGGGCGCTGGCTGCCGCCCTTCGGCATTGCTTTCACTGCCGATCTCACAGGCGCGCTTCTGGCGCTGGCCGCCTCCATCGTGGCCTTTGCCGCTGCCATCCATGCCAGCGTTGATATCGACAATAGCGGCCGACGCTATGGGTTTTTCCCGTTCCTGATGTTGCTGATGGCGGGCGTCAACGGCGCCTTTCTCACCGGCGACATCTTCAATCTCTATGTCTGGTTCGAGGTGCTGCTGATCTCGTCTTTCGGCCTGATCGTGCTCGGTTCGACGCGTGAGCAGATCGATGGCGCGCTGAAATACGCCATCCTGAACCTCATCGGCACAACGCTGTTCCTGATCTCTGTTGGTTATCTCTACGCCATATTCGGTACGCTCAACATGGCCGATATCGCGCTCAAGGCGACCGAGTTGCGCGCCACGGCGCCGCTGATGACACTGGCCACCCTGTTCGCGCTCGCCTTTGCGATGAAGGCTGCGGCCTTCCCGGTGAATTTCTGGCTGCCTGCTTCCTACCATACACCACGTATCGTCGTGTCGGCGCTGTTCGGTGGTCTGCTGACCAAGGTCGGCATCTATTCGCTGCTGCGCGTCATGGTCATGTTGTTCCCCGTGGAGCGGGAGGAACTCAGCCTCGTCATCGCCATTTCTGCCGTTCTGACCATGGTGCTTGGCGCGATGGGAGCGCTCGCTCAGAACGATATTCGCCGTATGCTCGGCTACATCGTCATTTCGGGCATCGGCTACATGATGGCGGGTGTGGCGATCGGCACGCCGGCCGGTGTTGGTGGTGCGATCTTCTACGCACTGCATTCAGTTGTGCTGATGACTGCGCTTTATCTCGTTGCCGGTCATGCCGCCCGTTTGGGCGGCGGCTGGACGTTGACGGCATTGGGCGGCCTTTATAAGCGCGCGCCCTGGTTCTCCGCCGCGGCGCTGGCGCTGTTCTTTGCCGGTTCTGGTCTGCCACCATTTTCAGGTTTCTGGCCGAAGGCCGTCCTGGTGAAATCCGCGCTCGATATTGGAGCGTGGTGGCTTGCAGCTGGCATACTCCTGTCCGGCTTTATCGCTACCATTGCTTTTGGGCGGGTATTCATTCTGTGCTTCTGGCGTCCGCAAACCATGGAAGCGCCCGTT
Coding sequences within it:
- a CDS encoding Na+/H+ antiporter subunit D, with amino-acid sequence MASPTTTVISDLSVALVLDKVPLADWLVILPIALCIGTGAVLMMLRKSIRLHATIAISSLGLLVFLNAALLRKVVFDGPFTMVMGRWLPPFGIAFTADLTGALLALAASIVAFAAAIHASVDIDNSGRRYGFFPFLMLLMAGVNGAFLTGDIFNLYVWFEVLLISSFGLIVLGSTREQIDGALKYAILNLIGTTLFLISVGYLYAIFGTLNMADIALKATELRATAPLMTLATLFALAFAMKAAAFPVNFWLPASYHTPRIVVSALFGGLLTKVGIYSLLRVMVMLFPVEREELSLVIAISAVLTMVLGAMGALAQNDIRRMLGYIVISGIGYMMAGVAIGTPAGVGGAIFYALHSVVLMTALYLVAGHAARLGGGWTLTALGGLYKRAPWFSAAALALFFAGSGLPPFSGFWPKAVLVKSALDIGAWWLAAGILLSGFIATIAFGRVFILCFWRPQTMEAPVPSIPAPKPPSFAPVVILTLFVVFFGVFPQTLLDLSQQAAEGLGNPARYIQSVFPQGGNP